The region GGACCGAGTGGCGAGATGGACtaagaagaggactcagaccgtcgttcctgtctggaccttttgcggctAGCCATGGAGGGTTCAGACGGAgcttcctgcgacccgctggctactgcgggggtctgcaggGGTAACCGATCCAGCACGGACACCAAAGTTTGAGACACCCGAGTTAGGTCGGCcaccgattgtgacagagaggaagcccagcctgggatgggggtatcactctcgggcggatcggccgggggatcctgggcggtgggaacaatcgggttgctgcaggcctgacagagcggagaggactgacctgagggaagtttgctgttacaggacgaacatgcaaagtacttGACAAAGGTagaagaggaagaagtaggaggacgagagcgaCCCCCTTTAGAGTTAGACATGTTGGagaggtccctgaagaaaatgccagtGGATTAGGGGACAGTGGGACAGAGgggggtgtcagtctgcagtgcagagctactcacggcagacgagAAAACAGATAACAGGATACTGCCGGCCTGGATGTCCCGCTTGCGTGGATCTCCGGAGAAAAAAAAAGTGGAGCTCCTGCCCTGCGACCTCTGGTGCTGCAATCCGCGCCGATTGCTTGTGAAGAAAGCGCTCTGCAGAGCTTTTGACAAAAAGTGCGGGACACGTGTGGAAAAAAAGCCCGCCCGAAGAAACCAGAAGTGGAGGGGCGCGgtaccggaagtaggccccggcagaAGCCGGGACCTAAATTAGAGGCCGGTGCGCCGGAAGAAGGCGGCCACGGCCCCGGAACAGTGTGCCGCAGAGTAGTGCAGCAGCCTGCCAGGGCCGCCCGAGGGAACGAAGAGTCGGGTCGCAgcgccggaagtaggccccggccgGGACCTAAATTAGAGGCTGGCGCTGCCGGAGAAGAGAGCCGCGGCGCCGGAGCAGTACACCGCAAGGACAAAGCAGCGCGGCAGCCTGCCAAGGCCGCCGCGCAGGAACAGAAACGCAATGTGGCCGCCGAGCAGTGCGGCCGCAGGGGGACGCGGCGCGGCAGACTGTCGCGCTGAAAGTGGGGACATTGTGGCCGCCGAGCAGAGCGGCTGTAGACAGAGCACTGTGGCCGAAGAAGAGACAGAACCAGCGTCCCTAGCCTGCCATCACCGCAGCTCAGAAGGGAGCGCGCCACCGGCTGCGATGCTACTCTGGGATCCCTAAAATAAAAGATCTTGGAAAAGGGAGAGGAAAatactcacctaaacatcccacgCCGTTACTAACCTGAGGGGAATGAGACGTCCATGGAGCTGGTGTTGGACGTCCTCGtcacctccaaccgacaggctctggtgggcgagtgggtgggggacggagccaggaccggacttctgagcacgcttgtgtgctaggatcttggtcctggagagggatctatgaggatacggggtggcagtacacgccgtactcatagtccgctatgagggactacaggtgtgactgttcaccctgtatcccttccggaaaacctgaaaagaaacgacgcacattgaggtagataaggttctaatgaaagacccgtgtccgcctcctactgacactaagctaaactgaagagtataatgccagtcggtggggtgtacactgcagaggaggagctaacttttttatttgcatagtgtcagcctcctagtggcagcagcatacacccatggttcctgtatgcccccaatgagaggcgataaagaaaaagccagattaatgtttgcaaatgcacacaagaACAAAGGTCTTAATTTTGGAGACATgaactgtggtctgatgaaactaaaattgaactttttgggcataatgaccatcattatgtttggaggaaaaagggagaagcttggaagcctaagtacaccatcccaactgtgaaacatgggggaggCAGCATcaggttgtggggttgttttgctgcaggagagacTGGTGCAGTTCACAAAATAGATgatatcatgagaaaagaagattatgtggcaacgctgaagcaacatctcaagacatcagccaggaagttaaagcttgggtggaaatggttcTTCCAaacggacaatgacccgaagcatgctgccaaaatggtaacCAAGTGgcctaaggataacaaagtcaatgttttggagtgaccatcacaaagccctgatctcaattatattgaaaatttatgggaaaacctGAAAAGGCcgctgcgagcaaggcgacctacaaacctgaatcagttacaccagttttgtcaggaggaatgggcccaaattccaaccaacaattgtgagaagcttgtggaaggataccccaaacatttgacccaagtcattcagtttaggggcaatggtaccaaagactaatgaaatgtatgtaaacttttgactttgcagtaagtaataaaaatgccttagtaCATTCTCTATCATTaatttggcatttggcaaataatactaatggtacctaaaacaggaaaggtttattctgatttcatatcagataatgagaaaaacatgcagatgtgtcttaatatagagtgtatggaaacttctggtttcaactgtatgtacaAACAGTGTACTAAAAAACTTTACCTTTTTtccaaatatacagtcatggctgaaaatgTTGTCACCCTTgagattgttccagaaaatgaagtatttctcctagacaATTAGTGCAattacacatatttatttcctctgtgtgtattggaacaccacaaaaaaaaaaaaaaaaaaaaaaaaggcaaattggacacaatttcacaCATAACTCCAAGAATGAGCTGGACAAAATCGTTGGCACCCTAAACTAAATATAtgctgcacaccctttggaataatatcaatcgcttcctataaccatctacaagcttcttacacctctcaactggaattttgtacCACTATTCTTTTTCAAACTGCTCCAGTCTCACATTTGAAGGCTTCTTCTCCCAACAGAAATTTTAAGACctttccacagatgttcaatgggatttagatccggactcattgctgcaaCTTCAGAACTCTCGAGCGCTTAGTTtcaatccatttctgggtgcttctggaAGTATGTTTGAGggaattgtcctgctggaagacccaagaCCTAGGAAGCAAAGCCAGCATTCTGACACAGCGCACTACAATGTGATCCAAAATACTTTGGTAACCTTCAGATTTCAAGATGTCTTGTacagtcaaagcacccagtgccagaggcaacaaaacaatcccaaaacatctttgaacctccaacaTGTCTCACTGTAGGTACTTTGTTCTTTACCTTATAGGCCTCATTccttttttggtaaacagtagcatgatgtgctttaaccccttcatgacccagcctattttggccttaatgaacatgccgttttttgcaattctgaccagtgtccctttatgaggtaataactcaggaacgcttcaacggatcctagcgattctgagattgttttttcgtgacatattgggcttcatgttagtggtaaatttaggtcgataatttctgagtttatttgtgaaaaaaacggaaatttggcgaaaatgttgaaaattttgcaattttcacattttgaatttttattctgtcaaaccagagagttatgtgacacaaaatagttaataaataacatttcccacatgtctactttaaatcagcacaattttggaaacaaatttttttgctaggaagttataagggttaaaatttgaccagtgatttctcatttttacaacaaaatttacaaaaccatttttttagggaccacctcacatttgaagtcagtttgagggttctatatggctgaaaatacccaaaagtgacaccattataaaaactgtacccctcaaggtgctcaaaaccacattcaagaagtttattaacccttcaggtgtttcacagcagcagaagcaacatgaaagtaaaaaatgaacatttaactttttagtcacaaaaatgatcttttagcaacaatttttttattttcccaagggtaaaaggacaaactggaccacgaacattgttgtccaatttgtcctgagtacgctgatacctcatatgtgggggtaaaccactgtttgggcgcacggcagggctcggaagggaaggagcgccatttgactttttgcattAAAAACTGGCTCCaatttttagcggacaccatgtcgcgtttggagagcccccatgtgcctaaacattggagctcccccacaagtgaccccattttggaaactagaccccccaaggaacttatctagaagcatagtgagcactttaaactcccaggtgcttcacaaattgatccgtaaaaattaaacagtacttttttttcacaaaaaaattattttagcctcaattttttcattttcacatggacaacaggataaaatggatcctaaaatttgttggacaatttctcctgagtacaccgatacctcacatgtgaccacgaacgttgttgtccaatttgtcctgagtacgctgatacctcatatgtgggggtaaaccactgtttgggcacattgtaaggctcggaagggaaggagcgccatttgactttttgaatgaaaaattatctccatcgctagcggacaccatgtcacgtttggagagcccctgtgtgcctaaacattggagctcccctacaagtgaccccattttggaaactagacccccccaaggaacttatctagatgcatagtgagcacttataacccccaggtgcttcacagaagtttataacgcagagccgtgaaaataaaaaataatttttctttcctcaaaaattatttttagcccagaattttttattttcccaagggtaataggagaaattggaccccaaatgttgttgtccagtttgtcctgagtacgatgataccccatatgtgggggtaaaccactgtttgggcgcacggcagggctcggaagggaaggcatgccatttggctttttgaatggaaaattagctccaatcattagcggacaccatgtcgcgtttgaagagcccctgtgtgcctaaacattggagctcccacacaagtgaccccattttggaaactagacctcccaaggaactaatctagatgtgtggtgagcactttgaacccccaagtgcttcacagaagtttataacgcagagccatgaaaataaaaaataatttttcttttctcaaaaatgattttttagcccacaattttttattttcccaagggtaacaggagaaattggaccccaaaagttgttgtccagtttctcctgagtacgctgataccccatatgtgggggtaaaccactgtttgggcacatgccggggctcggaagggaagtagtgacgttttggaatgcagactttgatggaatggtctgcgggcatcatgttacgtttgcagagcccctgatatgcctaaacagtagaaaccccccacaagtgaccccattttggaaactagaccccccaaggaacttatctagatgtgtggtgagcacgttcaacccccaagtgcttcacagaagttttcaacgaagagccgtgaaaataaaaaatcatttttctttcctcaaaaaagatgttttagcaagcaaatttttattttcacaagggtaacaggagaaattgggccccaatatttgttgcccagtttgttgtgagtatgctggtaccccatacgtgggggtaaaccactgtttgggcgcacgtcagggctcggaagggaagtagtgacatttgaaatgcagactttgatggaatggtctgcgggcatcacgttgcatttgcagagcccctgatgtgcctaaacagtagaaacaccccacaagtgaccccattttggaaactagacccccccatggaacttatctagatgtgtggtgagcactttcaacccccaagtgcttcacagaagtttataacgcagagccgtgaaaataaaaaataattgttctttcctcaaaaaattatgttttagcaagtaattttttttttttgcaagggtaacaggagaaattggaccccaacagttgttgcccagtttgtcctgagtacgctggtaccccatatgcgggggtaaaccactgtttgggcgcacgtcggggcttggaagggagggagcaccatttgactttttgaacgcaagattggctggaatcaatggtggcgccatgttgcgtttggagacccctgatgtgcctaaacagtggaaacccctcaattctaacttcaacactaaccccaacacacccctaatcctaatcccaactgtagccataaccctaatcacaaccctaaccccaacacacccctaaccacaaccctaaccccaacacacccgtaaccctaattccaaccctaatcctaaccctaatcccaaccctaaccctaatcccaaccctaaccacaactgtaaccccaacacacccctaaccctatccgtaaccctaaccacaatcctaatcttaacactatttccaaccctagccctaattccaaccctaaccctaaggctatgtgcccacgttgcggattcgtgtgagatttttctgcacgatttttgaaaaatctgcaggtaaaaggcactgcgttttacctgcggatttacagcggattttcagtggtttttttgtgcggatttcacctgcggattcctattgaggaacaggtgtaaaacgctgcggaatccgcacaaagaattgacatgctgcagaaagtacaacgcagcgtttctgcacggaattttccgcaccatgggcacagcggatttggttttccataggtgtacatggtactgtaaacctgatggaaaactgctacgaattcgcagcggccaatccgctgcggatccgcggccaatccgctgcggatccgcggccaatccgctgcggatccgcagccaaatccgcactgtgagcACATGCCTTaacccaaaccctacccctaaccctacccctaaccgtacccctaaccctacccctagttctaaccctagttctaaccctaaccctagtggaaaaagaaaaaaatatattttctttattttattattgtccctacctatgggggtgataaaggggggggttatttattatttttttattttgatcgctgtgatagaacctattacagcgatcaaaatgtacttgcaacgaatctgccggccggcagattcggcgggcgcactgtgcatgcgcccgccattttggaagatggcggcgcccatggagaagacggatgcacaccgggagcctcggtaagtataaggggggggggagatcggggcacggggggtgacataggtgcacggggggagcggacaggaggacgtgggagcggagcacaagacggaggagagcggagcacagatcggtggcttgggggggcgatctgtggggtggggggggcacataagtgtttccagccatggccgatgatattgcagcatcggccatggctggattgtaatatttcaccagtttttttaggtgaaatattacaaatcgctctgattggcggtttcactttcaacagccaatcagagcgatcgtagccacggggggggggggggggggtgaagccaccccccctgggctgaagtaccactccccctgtccctgcagatcgggtgaaattggagttaaccctttcacccgatctgcagggacgcgatcattccatgacgccacataggcgtcatgggtcggattggcaccgactttcatgacgcctacgtggcgtcaaaggtcaggaaggggttaacaaaaagctttattttggtctcatctgtccacaagaatgtttcccagaaagattttggcttaGTCACATACATTTAGGTAAACCGCAGTCCAGCTTTTTTTAGGTCTCTGTCTTAGCAgtgaggtcctcctgggtctcctgccatagcgtttcatttcattcaaatgttgacagatagggtgcatcaatgtcagcgcaaactgagcctgcaggacagattgAATTTCTTTGGTCCttcattggggctgcttatccaccatccagactaaccTTCCATCAATATTTCTCTGCCATccgcgtccagggagattagctacagtgctaagggttgtaaactttttgattaAGTTGCGGAGGAATATAAAGATCTCTGGAaatagacttgtaaccttgagattgttaattATTGTTTCAAGAATTTTGGTTCACAAGTCTTCAGACTGTTCTCTTCTCCCCTTTCAGTTCACCATGCTTTCTGTGACACACTATGCACACACAAAGCAAAGATTGAGTCCCCTTTTTATGTCGTCTCCGGTGTGATTTTATTTTTAacaacaattttggaaaggtgccaacaattttgtccagcccatttttggtattttgtgtgaaattatgtccaatttgccttttttctgttttttttttgttgtttcaagaccccccccccccaaaaaaaaaaaaaacacaaacaaacaaacaaaaaaaacatatgtataacaaaacgtaTGATTGCAGTAATTTTctcggagaaatacttcattttatggaacaatttggagggtgccaacactttcggccatgactatttGATCTACTGTAAGTGAGCTCATCTATTAAACCATCTTGTGAACTCATTTTAACAATGAGACACTACAAAAAtaaaatagtggacaacccttATGTTCCTTACCAGTAGAGCACTTCATCTCCACATTCCACATCAAATCTGAAGTGCACAAAAGCAACGGGCATGCTAAGCTCATCTCTGGCAATAAGATACCAGGCACGTTCATCTGTCAGCTCCTCTCGCTTTTCTCTCTCTTTCCATCCCCATTCACTTTGTTCATAACTACAAAGACATCAAAGGAAGACGTTAACGGCTTTCCTTCCAGAGGCATTATCTGCGGTTCCCTTCAGGACTAATGACAGGGCGCAACATTGCAACTCAACTGCATTACCAATAATTATTGCAAATAGAGGACATTGTAGGCAGAAAAAGGCAGGATTCTTACAAAAGTCTAAACCTGGACTAGAGGGTTTATAACAGGTTAAAAAAGTAATTTTTGTTTTTACTTAATTTTAAAGTGTCTCACAGTCCCACTAAACCTTCTACAAACAACAGACGGGTGACTTTACTTAAAATAAAAaaccctggtgacaggttccctttaagatcggaCAGGACAGCCAAGTCCAGACTGGCCCCGGATCTCCTGACTTTAAGGACCTGATGCTGGCTCGGACATCATGGGCCGAACTCAGGCAGTGAATGTAGAACGTGCGAATCCGGCCTTCCATGCGCATGTAAGAAACGTATCTTAAGAATAACACCTTTATAGTCAAGGAGCGAGGCAAAAACAGCTATGGATGGACTGAACTTAAAACGAAATTATGTGCCCTGGCCACGGAGCCTTTTTATGATATtacaaagagattcttacagcatctGCATATTTGTCTTTGTGAGTTCAAAGGCCCAGTCTATGGTCTTGGGGTCCAAGTCGGTTACTCGGCAGCACTCTATAGTCAAATTCAACCTGAGAATGGAAAGAACGACCAAggggtaagaaaaaaaaatgtcaagaTTAAATACAGGAAAACATTTTGTTATCCCTTCCTTACAACCTACCCGTTTCTGTCAAATTTTTTAAAGACCGGAAAAGCTCCAAGAGGGTCACCAAGctgcagagggggaaaaaaaaaaggataaaattaACAAAGGTAAGAAAATGTTGATAGGCAAGATGATAAAGAATAAGAAAAAAATTGTGACTGAAGGCAGCTTACCTGATTGGCCGCTTGCACCTTGGCGAACACAGCGGCCATGGCGGCGCGCTCTTCTTGGCGCTTTTGCTTTTTCTCTTTTGCCCTTACAGATTTTCTCTGAGGAcgaaaggggaaaaaaaatcattTAGAAGTATTTCTATTAATTTCAGATTTTTTGTAAAACAATTATTAATTtgaggaaaacagaaaaaaaatagaaaaggagatttttgtgtactcactgtaaaatctccttctcttagcctctaattgggggacacaggaccatgggtgttatgctgctgtccactaggaggcgacaataTGCATAATctaaaaaagattaaccgtggctcctcctctgcagtatacacccctgaacggcgtcagccttctccagttttgtgcaaaagcagtaggaggaacgtaacatgaatgacatagacatgcctataagaaggccactatgtatgagctcaaagaacaatatgagaactcaacagtaacaacggcccgaaaagggcaacagggtggaagctgtgtcccccaattagaggctaagagaaagagattttacagtgagtacacaaaaatctcctttactctgtcgcctcattgggggacacaggaccatgggatgtcccaaagcagtccctgggtgggaagcaatggacgaatattgtgcagacaggcccctatacttggggcaccgccgcctgcagaacacatctacccaggctcgcttccgctgaggactgggtatgaaccctgtagtgtttactaAACGAGTGTggtc is a window of Ranitomeya variabilis isolate aRanVar5 chromosome 2, aRanVar5.hap1, whole genome shotgun sequence DNA encoding:
- the NAA40 gene encoding N-alpha-acetyltransferase 40 isoform X3 gives rise to the protein MGRKSVRAKEKKQKRQEERAAMAAVFAKVQAANQLGDPLGAFPVFKKFDRNGLNLTIECCRVTDLDPKTIDWAFELTKTNMQMLYEQSEWGWKEREKREELTDERAWYLIARDELSMPVAFVHFRFDVECGDEVLYCYEVQLEIRVRRKGVGKFLVQILQLMANSTQMKKVVLTVFKHNHGAYQFFRDALQFEIDETSPSVSGCCGDDCTYEILSRRTKFGDAPHSHSAQCAGCCH
- the NAA40 gene encoding N-alpha-acetyltransferase 40 isoform X4, producing the protein MAAVFAKVQAANQLGDPLGAFPVFKKFDRNGLNLTIECCRVTDLDPKTIDWAFELTKTNMQMLYEQSEWGWKEREKREELTDERAWYLIARDELSMPVAFVHFRFDVECGDEVLYCYEVQLEIRVRRKGVGKFLVQILQLMANSTQMKKVVLTVFKHNHGAYQFFRDALQFEIDETSPSVSGCCGDDCTYEILSRRTKFGDAPHSHSAQCAGCCH